From the genome of Spinacia oleracea cultivar Varoflay chromosome 2, BTI_SOV_V1, whole genome shotgun sequence, one region includes:
- the LOC110804554 gene encoding protein SPEAR3-like: MGSYFGDQSSNRNMRNNNSNSNSNSNSNERSGNSSITSNSQAKKGKNNSNNNTSNNNNNNNNNGEKPKQPQRGLGVAQLEKIRLHTQMANCGLIPHHQIPHPFLNSSFQLPEDMMRFQVSYHQGLQPPPPPPPPYCYASPSVPPSAYGHGYHHPNAFMMGMGDHMERTGNIRFTESQSCNTARWNPNSNARVSRESQPYTPQPAGMVTRHLLSHVEQQNRENNSIESIESSSQNTDESNENEELDLELKL, encoded by the exons ATGGGAAGTTATTTTGGTGATCAATCATCAAACAGAAACATGagaaataataatagtaatagtaatagtaatagtaatagtaatgaGAGATCTGGTAATTCTTCGATTACCAGTAACTCGCaagcaaagaaaggcaagaataATAGCAATAATAATAcgagtaataataataacaataataataacaatggcGAAAAACCTAAACAACCACAACGAGGGCTTGGAGTTGCGCAACTTGAGAAGATTAGATTGCACACTCAAATGGCTAATTGTGGCTTAATCCCTCATCATCAAATTCCTCACCCTTTTCTTAATTCTTCATTTCAG CTTCCGGAAGATATGATGAGGTTTCAAGTTAGCTATCATCAAGGactacaaccaccaccaccaccaccaccaccgtatTGTTACGCGTCGCCTTCGGTGCCACCATCTGCTTATGGACATGGTTACCATCATCCCAATGCTTTCATG ATGGGAATGGGAGATCATATGGAAAGGACAGGCAACATAAGATTTACTGAATCTCAATCATGCAATACAGCAAG ATGGAACCCTAATAGCAATGCTCGAGTTAGCCGGGAGAGCCAGCCATACACTCCACAACCAGCAGGCATGGTCACTAGGCACCTTCTGAGCCATGTTGAG cAACAAAACCGAGAGAACAATTCGATTGAATCGATTGAATCCAGCAGCCAGAACACTGATGAATCAAATGAAAATGAAGAACTGGATTTGGAGCTTAAGCTGTAG
- the LOC130467519 gene encoding uncharacterized protein, with product MGGMGMVVRDSVEDVVMSAGNNVKIPATTHTTEAIAALFGLQYAYVIGFRNIIMETDCLALVNILLEKTKDNIEAHMNVNDALLLSRKFDACCFNFAKCSCNKMAHSFAKASLDFEEVIMDVSLPSSLSWNTCDRHASFLGVDTCLSNYK from the exons ATGGGTGGGATGGGAATGGTGGTAAGGGATAGTGTGGAGGATGTGGTTATGTCCGCGGGTAACAATGTCAAGATTCCAGCTACAACTCACACTACTGAAGCCATAGCTGCTCTGTTTGGCCTGCAATATGCCTATGTCATTGGGttcaggaacatcattatgGAAACTGATTGCCTAGCCCTGGTAAATATTCTCCTCGAGAAAACAAAGGACAACATTGAAGCCCATATGAATGTCAATGATGCTCTTCTTTTATCTAGGAAGTTTGATGCTTGTTGTTTTAATTTTGCAAAATGCTCATGTAATAAGATGGCTCACTCCTTTGCCAAGGCTTCACTCGATTTTGAAGAAGT AATAATGGATGTTTCTTTGCCTTCTTCTTTGTCGTGGAATACATGTGATAGACATGCGTCTTTCCTTGGTGTAGACACCTGTCTTTCAAATTACAAATAA